In Halorhabdus rudnickae, the following proteins share a genomic window:
- a CDS encoding sugar phosphate nucleotidyltransferase — protein sequence MQAVVLAGGYATRLWPVTRNRPKMFLPIGETTVIDRILEDLEADDRIEDVYVSTNERFADDFLDHLAESDFEKPTLSVEETVEEDEKFGVIGALAQLVDREGLDGEDLLVIAGDNLISFDVSDFLDSFQSHGQPTLAAYDVGSRERAKSYGLIAVEDDRVVDFQEKPSNPDSTLVSIACYAFPAEDVRFEEYLGGGNNPDEPGWFIEWLVDRGDVRSFTFDGAWFDIGTPESYLDAVAWELDGDSVVAESATVDNAEIGENVHVMDGATVEDSTVAESLIFPDATVRDCELRDTIIDQETHVENLDLAGALIGAHTHITNGQ from the coding sequence ATGCAAGCCGTCGTACTTGCCGGAGGTTACGCGACGCGTCTCTGGCCAGTCACCCGCAATCGACCGAAAATGTTCCTCCCGATCGGTGAGACGACTGTCATCGATCGCATCCTCGAGGATCTGGAAGCTGACGATCGCATCGAGGATGTCTACGTCTCGACGAACGAGCGCTTCGCGGACGATTTCCTCGACCATCTCGCAGAGAGCGACTTCGAGAAGCCGACGCTCTCGGTCGAGGAGACCGTCGAGGAAGACGAGAAGTTCGGCGTGATCGGAGCCCTGGCACAACTTGTCGACCGTGAGGGCTTGGACGGAGAGGACTTGCTCGTCATCGCTGGAGACAATCTCATCAGTTTCGACGTCAGCGACTTCCTCGATAGCTTCCAGAGCCACGGTCAGCCGACACTGGCAGCGTACGATGTCGGCTCGCGGGAACGGGCGAAATCGTACGGTCTCATCGCCGTCGAGGACGATCGCGTCGTCGACTTCCAGGAGAAGCCGTCGAATCCCGACAGCACGCTCGTCTCGATCGCCTGTTATGCGTTCCCCGCCGAAGACGTTCGCTTCGAGGAATATCTCGGGGGCGGGAACAATCCAGACGAGCCGGGCTGGTTCATCGAGTGGCTCGTCGATCGGGGGGACGTCCGTTCGTTCACCTTCGACGGCGCCTGGTTCGACATCGGGACGCCGGAGAGTTACCTCGATGCCGTCGCATGGGAACTCGACGGCGACAGCGTTGTCGCCGAGAGCGCAACCGTCGACAACGCCGAGATCGGCGAGAACGTCCACGTCATGGACGGAGCGACCGTCGAGGACTCGACGGTCGCCGAGTCGCTTATCTTCCCGGACGCTACTGTCCGGGACTGCGAGCTCCGCGACACGATCATCGACCAAGAAACTCACGTCGAGAACCTCGACCTCGCTGGCGCGCTGATCGGTGCCCACACCCATATCACGAACGGTCAGTAG
- the porB gene encoding pyruvate synthase subunit PorB, translating to MSSDLQDQDFTDEVEHDEELWNPGHRACAGCGPALAMKYITEAAGENTIISQPTGCMEVVSTPYPESSWGTSYIHNIFENGASVASGIEAAYKSFDRRDPDHLDVEDSDDLNIIAVGGDGATADIGIRALSGMMERGHDVLYIMYDNEAYMNTGVQRSSQTPFGASTTTSPAGQESIGNDTNKKDMTSIAADHGVEYVATASISNPHDFKQKVEKALEIDGPKFLHVYSPCPVGWSYESSKTVELAELAVETGLFPVFEMEDGEITSVNKISDRKPVREWLEMQGRFKHLFDGEEPSEEAIEELQNWIDERAEDLGLDA from the coding sequence ATGAGTTCCGATCTGCAAGACCAGGACTTCACCGACGAAGTCGAACACGACGAGGAACTGTGGAACCCCGGCCACCGTGCGTGTGCCGGGTGTGGTCCCGCACTGGCGATGAAGTACATCACCGAGGCTGCCGGCGAGAACACCATCATCAGCCAGCCGACGGGCTGTATGGAAGTCGTCTCGACGCCATACCCCGAGAGTTCCTGGGGTACCAGCTACATCCACAACATCTTCGAGAATGGGGCCAGCGTCGCTTCGGGTATCGAGGCTGCCTACAAGTCCTTCGACCGCCGCGACCCCGATCACCTGGATGTCGAGGACTCGGATGACCTCAACATCATCGCCGTCGGTGGCGACGGTGCGACCGCCGACATCGGGATCCGCGCCCTCTCGGGCATGATGGAGCGAGGCCACGATGTGCTTTACATCATGTACGACAACGAGGCGTACATGAACACGGGCGTCCAGCGCTCCAGCCAGACGCCCTTTGGCGCGTCGACGACGACCTCGCCCGCCGGCCAGGAGAGCATCGGCAACGACACCAACAAAAAAGACATGACGTCGATCGCTGCCGACCACGGCGTCGAGTACGTCGCGACGGCCTCGATCTCGAACCCTCACGACTTCAAGCAGAAGGTCGAGAAGGCTCTCGAGATCGACGGGCCGAAGTTCCTGCACGTCTACTCGCCGTGTCCGGTCGGCTGGAGCTACGAGTCCTCGAAAACGGTGGAACTGGCCGAACTCGCCGTCGAAACCGGCCTGTTCCCGGTCTTCGAGATGGAAGACGGCGAGATCACGTCGGTCAACAAGATCAGCGACCGCAAGCCGGTTCGCGAATGGCTCGAAATGCAGGGCCGCTTCAAACACCTCTTCGACGGCGAAGAGCCAAGCGAGGAGGCCATCGAGGAACTCCAGAACTGGATCGACGAGCGCGCCGAGGATCTCGGACTGGACGCCTGA
- a CDS encoding CopD family protein → MTPADAFVAGIHLLFAALWTGSVLFLTLAVLPIARDGTLDSEPLSRLTTRFVWIARAGALVTLLTGAHQAATSYTADGLLETTQGHLVVGMVVLWFILAALSEIAAARLSDGTAERKVRTPATNARPFLLAASIVAVLLLLDAGALAAPW, encoded by the coding sequence ATGACACCCGCAGACGCATTCGTCGCCGGAATACACCTCCTGTTCGCTGCACTGTGGACTGGGAGCGTCCTGTTTCTCACGCTTGCAGTCCTGCCAATCGCTCGGGACGGAACGCTCGACAGCGAGCCCCTCAGCAGACTCACTACGCGGTTTGTCTGGATCGCCCGCGCGGGGGCACTCGTGACACTGCTGACCGGGGCTCACCAGGCGGCGACGTCGTACACTGCGGATGGCCTCCTCGAGACCACGCAGGGCCACCTCGTGGTCGGGATGGTCGTCCTGTGGTTCATACTCGCTGCGCTCTCGGAGATCGCGGCCGCCCGGCTCTCGGACGGTACCGCAGAACGGAAGGTTCGAACGCCGGCCACGAACGCCCGGCCGTTCCTGCTCGCGGCCTCGATCGTGGCCGTCCTGTTGCTGTTGGACGCGGGAGCACTGGCAGCACCTTGGTGA
- a CDS encoding pyruvate ferredoxin oxidoreductase, whose protein sequence is MAKAEQNPSDEQKVMKGTSAVAKGVMAANPDVVSAYPITPQTGVVEKLSDLVADGELDSEFIKVDSEFNAASTCIGASAAGARAFSATSSQGLKLMSEPLFTAAGMRLPIVMAVANRSLSAPLSIWADHTDAFAERDGGMLQFHAEDVQEAIDHVLMGFRVAEQVNLPVLSNFDGFILTHVQEPADIPTEAEVDEFLPPRDPEYTLDPSDPKTMGAFARPEHWTEARYEIQRAMEDSKDVWAQTVQEFKEVFGRDYTEHNGMLDTYHGDADYRLVALGSMCGTIRGVIDEYREQGVDVGLVRPRVHRPFPTEELREALGDAEAVGVLTKEMSPGYESALAGEIKGTLYHAENQPPIKSFVVGMAGRDITASDIGAMIEETMEASAPMAFDEQESWPQLREELLADGGD, encoded by the coding sequence ATGGCGAAAGCAGAACAAAACCCCTCGGACGAACAGAAGGTAATGAAGGGGACCTCGGCCGTGGCGAAAGGCGTCATGGCCGCCAACCCCGATGTCGTCTCGGCGTACCCGATCACGCCCCAGACGGGTGTCGTCGAGAAGCTCTCTGACCTCGTCGCCGACGGTGAACTCGACAGTGAGTTCATCAAGGTCGACAGCGAGTTCAACGCCGCCTCGACGTGTATCGGCGCCTCGGCTGCCGGTGCTCGGGCCTTCTCGGCAACGTCGAGTCAGGGTCTGAAGCTGATGAGCGAACCGCTCTTTACGGCGGCGGGCATGCGCCTGCCAATCGTGATGGCGGTCGCCAATCGGTCGCTGTCGGCTCCCCTCTCTATCTGGGCCGACCACACCGACGCCTTCGCCGAACGGGACGGCGGCATGCTGCAGTTCCACGCCGAGGACGTCCAGGAAGCCATCGACCACGTCCTGATGGGCTTTCGGGTCGCCGAGCAGGTCAACCTGCCCGTCCTCTCGAACTTCGACGGGTTCATCCTGACCCACGTGCAGGAACCCGCAGACATCCCGACTGAGGCGGAAGTCGACGAATTCCTCCCGCCGCGTGACCCCGAGTACACGCTTGACCCCTCGGACCCGAAGACGATGGGTGCGTTCGCCCGACCGGAACACTGGACGGAAGCCCGCTACGAGATCCAGCGAGCCATGGAGGACTCCAAGGACGTCTGGGCCCAGACTGTCCAGGAGTTCAAGGAGGTCTTCGGCCGGGACTACACCGAGCACAACGGCATGCTCGACACCTACCACGGGGACGCCGACTACCGCCTCGTGGCGCTCGGTTCGATGTGCGGGACCATCCGCGGCGTCATCGACGAGTATCGCGAGCAGGGTGTCGATGTCGGCCTCGTCCGCCCGCGCGTCCACCGGCCGTTCCCGACCGAGGAACTCCGCGAGGCGCTTGGCGACGCCGAGGCCGTCGGTGTGCTGACCAAGGAGATGTCGCCCGGCTACGAGTCCGCGTTAGCCGGCGAGATCAAGGGCACGCTATACCACGCCGAAAACCAGCCGCCGATCAAGAGCTTCGTCGTCGGCATGGCCGGCCGAGACATCACTGCTTCGGACATCGGCGCGATGATCGAGGAGACGATGGAGGCCTCGGCGCCGATGGCCTTCGACGAACAGGAATCGTGGCCGCAGCTCCGTGAGGAGTTGCTCGCGGACGGAGGTGACTAA
- a CDS encoding polymer-forming cytoskeletal protein, whose product MLGSTPLEELVIPDGTTVEEHDLVADGDVIVGGQSTVEFGVRGNNVIAGERVRFGGHIEAAGDCRLDMWCDIAEDVLVGEDAYLGERVHVGGELKVAGDLDIGDDVDIDEGFEANGWIVIRNPMPTIVFLFVYLGHLLRIGEEEAAEDVLATMTEDDREYEPVVLPRGAHVSDDAWRVSAPARIGDDCRLHGNLRAESLTVGRDTIVFGSLRARADVTVGRATEIKGDVTTREGTVSIGPGVHVWGDIAAEDVALHENATVEGTIRARGEMEFHTGDVLEDNDETAAAMANAADRLESVGDDAEPVACDGDRDEDAPASGDEVAADGQTGDSRPDKVANDGQADEVADDEQIDDGQAEEPADHGQIDDGRADDAETGPDRTTPESNPPE is encoded by the coding sequence GTGCTGGGATCGACGCCGCTTGAGGAACTGGTCATCCCCGACGGGACGACCGTCGAGGAGCACGACCTCGTCGCCGACGGCGACGTGATCGTCGGTGGCCAGAGTACCGTCGAGTTCGGCGTCAGAGGGAACAACGTCATTGCGGGCGAGCGGGTACGCTTTGGCGGTCACATCGAGGCTGCGGGCGACTGTCGGCTGGACATGTGGTGTGACATCGCCGAGGACGTCCTCGTCGGGGAGGACGCCTACCTCGGCGAGCGGGTCCACGTCGGCGGCGAGTTGAAGGTCGCTGGCGATCTGGACATCGGCGACGACGTCGACATCGACGAGGGATTCGAGGCCAACGGCTGGATCGTCATCCGAAATCCGATGCCGACGATCGTTTTCCTGTTCGTCTATCTGGGTCACCTTCTGCGGATCGGTGAGGAGGAGGCCGCCGAGGACGTGCTTGCGACGATGACCGAGGACGACCGCGAGTACGAACCGGTCGTTCTCCCGCGAGGGGCCCACGTTAGCGACGACGCCTGGCGAGTCTCTGCGCCAGCGCGGATCGGCGACGACTGCCGCCTTCACGGCAACCTCCGGGCCGAGTCGCTCACCGTCGGTCGGGACACTATCGTCTTCGGAAGTCTTCGCGCACGGGCTGACGTCACCGTCGGGCGGGCCACCGAGATCAAAGGCGACGTGACTACCCGCGAGGGCACCGTCTCGATCGGTCCTGGCGTCCACGTCTGGGGGGACATTGCCGCCGAGGACGTCGCCCTCCACGAGAACGCGACCGTCGAGGGGACTATCCGTGCCCGCGGCGAGATGGAATTCCACACCGGGGACGTCCTCGAAGATAACGACGAGACTGCCGCTGCCATGGCGAACGCGGCTGACCGACTCGAAAGTGTGGGCGACGACGCCGAACCTGTGGCGTGCGACGGTGATCGAGACGAGGACGCCCCGGCCAGCGGTGACGAGGTGGCCGCCGACGGACAGACCGGCGACAGCCGGCCAGACAAGGTCGCGAATGACGGCCAGGCTGACGAGGTTGCGGACGACGAACAGATCGACGACGGCCAGGCCGAGGAACCGGCTGACCACGGTCAGATTGACGACGGTCGGGCTGACGACGCGGAGACGGGCCCCGACCGGACGACGCCGGAGTCAAACCCACCGGAGTGA
- a CDS encoding chemotaxis protein CheC, giving the protein MPLLIDIRKLRVINQLIKAGAENAASSLGSLAGVDATVDIKSLAFVDPPDIAQEIGTDPIYSASIRLEEPPYGVFLLTFYEETAREMAELLTGTEVDGEFNQLQESALQEVCNILTSGFVDGIANTLGTTIDMGTPTLRKADGEEIAEDALSHVRVDSLSIVLDSIVDVTDRAEAFKVRLFLIPDPGSFVNLLDRLDLGEIDDSDTEADPVF; this is encoded by the coding sequence ATGCCGTTGCTCATCGACATCCGGAAACTGCGGGTCATCAATCAGCTCATCAAAGCGGGCGCGGAGAACGCGGCGTCGTCGCTCGGCTCGCTCGCCGGGGTGGACGCGACGGTCGACATCAAGAGTCTGGCGTTCGTCGACCCACCAGACATCGCCCAGGAGATCGGTACGGACCCGATCTACAGTGCGAGCATCCGACTCGAGGAACCGCCCTACGGCGTCTTTCTATTAACCTTCTACGAGGAGACAGCTCGCGAGATGGCCGAGTTGCTGACCGGGACCGAGGTCGACGGCGAGTTCAACCAGCTGCAGGAGAGCGCCCTCCAGGAGGTCTGTAACATCCTCACGTCGGGGTTCGTCGACGGAATCGCCAACACGCTGGGGACGACCATCGACATGGGGACACCGACGCTCCGGAAGGCCGACGGTGAGGAAATCGCCGAGGACGCTCTCTCGCACGTACGAGTGGACTCGCTATCGATCGTGCTGGACAGCATCGTCGACGTGACTGACCGAGCAGAAGCCTTCAAGGTCCGGCTGTTCCTGATTCCCGATCCGGGATCGTTCGTCAATCTGCTCGACCGGCTCGATCTCGGCGAGATCGACGATTCCGATACGGAAGCCGATCCGGTGTTCTGA
- a CDS encoding helix-turn-helix domain-containing protein, translated as MPGMRAEVEVLSPDTCPVAELSERAEGPLTSVSRAGQDASSITEEFTASGETDFSDDRLSQLFEYRSTNVYRFRHEPLDCVCEFVEDHSHPISEIRAQDGSLVLSLHLTAIQDLRDLVTDLRERYGSVRIRYLLQVDSDEEGSTDVVPINRNRLTDRQQEVLETAYQMGYFSYPREANATDVAAELGIDSSTFTEHLAAAQSKLMDELLTEL; from the coding sequence ATGCCGGGAATGCGTGCGGAAGTCGAGGTCCTCTCTCCGGACACTTGCCCCGTCGCGGAACTCTCCGAACGGGCCGAGGGCCCGCTCACCTCCGTCTCGCGGGCGGGACAGGACGCGAGTTCGATCACCGAGGAGTTCACCGCCAGCGGCGAGACGGACTTCTCGGACGATCGGCTCTCACAGCTGTTCGAATACCGTTCGACGAACGTCTATCGATTCCGGCACGAACCGCTCGACTGCGTCTGTGAGTTCGTCGAGGACCATAGCCACCCGATCTCTGAAATTCGCGCCCAGGATGGTTCGCTGGTACTCTCGTTGCACCTCACGGCCATTCAGGACCTTCGTGACCTCGTGACGGACCTTCGTGAGCGGTACGGGTCCGTCCGGATCCGCTACTTGCTGCAGGTCGACAGCGACGAGGAGGGCAGCACGGACGTCGTTCCGATCAACCGCAACCGGCTAACTGATCGCCAGCAGGAAGTCCTTGAGACGGCCTACCAGATGGGATACTTTTCTTACCCGCGGGAAGCAAACGCGACCGATGTCGCCGCCGAACTGGGCATCGACTCCTCGACGTTCACCGAACATCTCGCGGCCGCCCAGTCGAAACTGATGGACGAACTGCTGACCGAACTGTGA
- a CDS encoding DUF5800 family protein: MTALSFDEHGVDVVYEGVDFRLEKGLIEDAVEKSYPDVTDHEVLQLVDPEPALSGEPRRIVEIIE, translated from the coding sequence ATGACTGCCTTATCCTTCGACGAACACGGAGTCGACGTCGTCTACGAGGGCGTCGACTTCCGCCTCGAGAAAGGGCTGATAGAAGACGCCGTCGAGAAGTCCTACCCCGACGTGACCGACCACGAGGTCCTCCAGCTCGTCGATCCCGAACCCGCGCTATCCGGCGAACCACGCCGGATCGTCGAGATCATCGAGTGA
- a CDS encoding methyl-accepting chemotaxis protein, whose amino-acid sequence MLDLSIRETRVVLSLQVVHVVWQALLPFLAPGSLYPILAGTGFVFAAGALGYALVRERERAASFRSERADLRSKVTTLKDERASLESELEDVRTELESTRRTLIPESGMEIAPAPDGGVAASDGNSFEELDSYIREGAQQLDAAGDGDLTVRMDAETASKAMNELAGEFNEMATTFQQTIETASDFSGEVSGSSEEVTTATEAVREASESMADNVQQLADAFHEQHEQVTQISEEMGEMSATIEEIAASSDEVAEKADQTERQTVEGIEATREVSDAMNEVDEQTEGVVETVETLDDQMSEVGQIVDLIDDIAEQTNILALNASIEAAHASSGDNNGFTVVADEVKSLAEETKDATGEIESLIMDIQDQTTQAVDEIREMRETVGQSQETMDEGLEALESILDFVQDTTSGVKEISNATDDQAASSEEVASIADSAAEISRENMESAENVAAIAEEQTLALGEMYVNAKMLSMRAKQLSALFDRYETE is encoded by the coding sequence ATGTTGGATTTATCGATACGGGAAACGCGCGTCGTCCTTTCCTTACAGGTGGTGCACGTCGTGTGGCAGGCGCTCCTTCCGTTCCTGGCCCCTGGATCGTTGTATCCAATACTGGCTGGCACTGGATTCGTGTTCGCGGCCGGGGCACTCGGGTACGCACTCGTCCGTGAGCGCGAACGAGCCGCGTCGTTCCGTTCCGAACGCGCGGACCTCCGATCGAAAGTGACAACACTCAAGGACGAACGGGCGTCACTCGAGTCGGAACTCGAAGACGTCCGCACGGAGTTGGAGTCGACCCGGAGGACGTTAATTCCCGAAAGCGGGATGGAAATCGCACCGGCACCCGATGGCGGCGTCGCTGCGTCGGACGGGAATTCCTTCGAGGAACTCGACAGCTACATCCGCGAGGGCGCACAGCAGCTCGACGCGGCCGGCGACGGCGACCTGACGGTCCGGATGGACGCCGAGACGGCCTCAAAAGCCATGAATGAACTCGCCGGGGAGTTCAATGAGATGGCGACGACCTTCCAGCAGACCATCGAGACGGCGAGTGACTTCAGCGGGGAGGTCTCGGGATCGAGCGAAGAGGTCACGACAGCAACCGAAGCTGTGCGCGAGGCCAGCGAAAGTATGGCCGACAACGTCCAGCAACTCGCGGATGCCTTCCACGAGCAACACGAGCAGGTGACACAGATATCCGAGGAAATGGGCGAGATGTCCGCCACCATCGAGGAAATCGCCGCTTCCTCGGATGAAGTTGCCGAGAAGGCCGACCAGACCGAGCGCCAGACCGTCGAAGGAATCGAGGCTACAAGGGAGGTCAGCGACGCCATGAACGAGGTGGACGAGCAGACCGAGGGAGTCGTCGAAACCGTCGAGACGCTCGACGACCAGATGAGCGAAGTGGGCCAGATCGTCGACCTCATCGACGATATCGCCGAACAGACGAACATTCTCGCTCTGAACGCCTCGATCGAGGCCGCACACGCCTCGAGCGGGGATAACAACGGCTTCACCGTTGTCGCCGACGAGGTGAAGTCACTCGCCGAGGAGACCAAAGACGCCACCGGCGAGATCGAATCCCTCATCATGGATATCCAGGATCAGACGACCCAGGCGGTCGATGAGATCAGGGAGATGCGCGAGACAGTCGGCCAGAGCCAGGAGACGATGGACGAAGGACTGGAGGCCTTGGAATCGATCCTCGACTTTGTCCAAGACACGACCAGCGGTGTCAAAGAGATCAGCAACGCGACGGACGATCAGGCGGCCTCCAGTGAGGAAGTAGCCAGCATCGCCGACAGCGCCGCCGAGATCAGCCGCGAAAACATGGAGAGTGCCGAGAACGTCGCGGCCATCGCCGAGGAACAGACCCTCGCGCTCGGCGAGATGTACGTCAACGCGAAGATGCTCAGCATGCGTGCCAAGCAGCTCTCGGCGCTGTTCGACCGATACGAGACTGAGTGA
- the cysK gene encoding cysteine synthase A, which translates to MDTVDDITELIGNTPLLRLDDGSGTAVLAKVESFNPYSVKDRIGRSMIEAAEASGEITEDTVVVEPTSGNTGIGLASVCAAKGYDLVLTMPESMSEERRQLLAGLGAELVLTDADGGMSGAIDRAHELAAEYDDSFVPQQFENPANPGAHRETTGPELWDATDGELDAFVAGIGTGGTITGVGEFLREEVEADVDVVGIEPAESAVLSGEDSGSHGIQGIGAGFVPEILRTELLDEVVTVEREESIAEARRIAREEGLAVGISSGAAALAAKRVAEGYPDDAVVATLLPDTGERYLSTDLFEDV; encoded by the coding sequence ATGGACACCGTCGACGACATCACTGAACTGATCGGGAACACGCCGCTACTCCGACTCGATGACGGGTCTGGGACAGCGGTGCTCGCGAAAGTCGAATCGTTCAACCCATACTCGGTGAAGGATCGCATCGGGCGCTCGATGATCGAGGCTGCCGAGGCGAGTGGGGAGATAACCGAAGATACGGTTGTCGTCGAGCCCACGAGCGGGAACACCGGGATCGGCCTTGCGAGTGTCTGTGCCGCGAAGGGGTACGATCTCGTGCTCACCATGCCCGAGTCCATGAGCGAGGAGCGCCGCCAACTACTCGCCGGACTCGGTGCGGAACTTGTGTTGACCGACGCCGACGGCGGTATGAGCGGCGCGATCGACCGCGCACACGAACTCGCCGCGGAGTACGACGATTCGTTCGTCCCTCAGCAGTTCGAGAACCCCGCAAATCCGGGCGCCCACCGGGAGACGACCGGGCCGGAACTCTGGGACGCTACCGACGGTGAACTCGACGCGTTCGTCGCGGGCATCGGAACCGGCGGGACGATCACGGGCGTCGGCGAGTTCCTCCGGGAGGAAGTCGAGGCCGACGTCGACGTGGTCGGGATCGAACCCGCCGAATCGGCGGTTCTCTCCGGCGAAGACTCCGGTAGCCACGGCATTCAGGGGATCGGTGCTGGCTTCGTGCCCGAGATCTTGCGGACTGAACTACTCGACGAGGTCGTCACCGTCGAACGCGAGGAGTCGATCGCCGAGGCGCGCCGAATCGCCCGCGAGGAGGGACTCGCCGTCGGGATCTCCTCGGGCGCTGCGGCCCTCGCCGCCAAACGGGTCGCCGAAGGGTATCCCGACGACGCTGTCGTCGCTACCCTGTTGCCGGACACTGGCGAACGCTACCTTTCGACGGATCTCTTCGAAGACGTCTGA
- a CDS encoding DUF1508 domain-containing protein, with protein sequence MDSESSRQGYLNEWYRRRIGTPATEDEVMGYWVVVLGLLLGILGILLVMTSEAGTQLRGWGIIMGAFGLALLVAGPIVRLPLGNRASYALLAGMVLCLAGIAWFVTVYPGDWRPQASPIIAVYSIGLLVMGFAGVFVPLLTIRDEELARSEAESDRLRQELTETEAESERLGAELADTQADEADLAARLGHLRRSQSRFELYEDAAEEWRWRLRHRNGNVIAEGGEGYTRKHNAQKGLAGVRRDALGATVLLIEDEADLPAEEETFEPVAEIDSQSTFERYEDNAGEHRWRLRHDNDNVLCDSAEGYASRGNLSRALERIREYVGPAQYLRIDPTAFEIYEDATGEYRWRLIHRNGNILADGGQGYSRYNDASRAVDRIRENLADYEFEIYEDNAGEYRWRLLASNDRIVADSGEGYTDRTEAETARERVEKYAPDADALEVSPAAFEIYEDAGGKWRWRLRHRNGNILADGSQGYNDWSAARDGIESVKRNAPNAETEDV encoded by the coding sequence ATGGATTCAGAGAGTTCTAGACAAGGATACCTCAACGAGTGGTATCGCCGGCGTATCGGCACTCCAGCAACTGAGGACGAAGTGATGGGTTACTGGGTGGTTGTGCTCGGACTGTTGCTCGGTATTCTAGGCATTCTGCTGGTGATGACCAGCGAGGCCGGCACCCAGCTCCGCGGTTGGGGCATCATCATGGGCGCCTTCGGTCTCGCGTTACTCGTCGCCGGACCAATCGTACGATTGCCGCTGGGGAATCGCGCGTCGTATGCTCTGCTGGCCGGAATGGTGCTCTGTCTGGCGGGGATCGCGTGGTTCGTGACGGTGTATCCGGGCGACTGGCGACCCCAGGCGAGTCCGATCATCGCCGTGTACTCGATCGGGCTGCTCGTGATGGGCTTTGCGGGCGTGTTCGTCCCGTTGCTCACGATCCGTGATGAGGAACTCGCCCGGTCAGAAGCCGAATCCGACCGGCTGCGCCAGGAACTCACCGAGACGGAAGCCGAGTCCGAACGCCTGGGCGCGGAGCTGGCTGATACCCAGGCTGACGAGGCGGACTTGGCGGCCAGATTGGGACACCTTCGGCGGAGCCAATCTCGATTCGAACTCTACGAGGACGCAGCCGAGGAGTGGCGCTGGCGGCTTCGTCATCGCAACGGTAACGTCATCGCCGAAGGGGGCGAGGGCTACACCCGCAAACACAACGCCCAGAAGGGGCTCGCGGGCGTCCGTCGAGACGCTCTCGGCGCGACGGTGCTGCTCATCGAGGACGAGGCAGATCTGCCAGCCGAGGAGGAGACCTTCGAACCAGTCGCCGAAATAGACAGTCAGTCGACGTTCGAACGCTACGAGGACAACGCGGGGGAACATCGTTGGCGACTCCGCCACGACAACGACAACGTCCTCTGTGACTCCGCCGAGGGATACGCCTCCCGGGGCAACCTCTCACGGGCGCTCGAACGAATCAGGGAGTACGTCGGCCCGGCCCAGTATCTCCGGATCGACCCGACCGCCTTCGAAATCTACGAGGACGCCACCGGGGAGTACCGCTGGCGGTTGATCCACCGCAATGGGAACATCCTCGCTGACGGTGGCCAGGGCTACTCGCGGTACAACGACGCCAGCCGCGCCGTCGACCGCATCCGTGAGAACCTCGCTGACTACGAGTTCGAAATCTACGAGGACAATGCAGGCGAGTATCGCTGGCGATTGCTCGCGAGCAACGACCGGATCGTTGCCGATAGCGGCGAGGGCTACACTGACCGTACTGAGGCAGAGACGGCCCGCGAGCGTGTCGAAAAGTACGCACCGGATGCCGACGCCCTCGAAGTGAGTCCGGCTGCCTTCGAGATCTACGAGGACGCAGGCGGGAAATGGCGCTGGCGACTCCGTCACCGCAACGGGAACATCCTCGCGGACGGCAGTCAGGGATACAACGACTGGAGTGCCGCCCGCGACGGGATCGAGAGCGTCAAGCGCAACGCGCCCAACGCCGAGACCGAAGACGTCTGA